Proteins encoded by one window of Carassius carassius chromosome 30, fCarCar2.1, whole genome shotgun sequence:
- the LOC132110912 gene encoding lymphocyte-specific helicase-like, whose translation MSGIVKEETRSVSPHCPKPNESEEPEGTAVEESTNEKSLHGEIVITKEMEEEEKHLVEEGEKKEREMMEEARQSWEKDSQEMHFKRLQHLLEKSNIYSKFLLTKMEQQQQDERIKKERLDKKATNQKQKGNDKKTVKVERKKRKREDYKIADVMTKEEILSKAKKTKFEEEAHSSVNLEAEDIEKISDTNSDIKGRLSETLRENSKQMLDHERTVNGQPVPAQQPKLFTGGVMRWYQVEGIEWLRMLWENGINGILADEMGLGKTIQCIAHIAMMVEKKVLGPFLVVAPLSTLPNWISEFKRFTPEVTVLLYHGPQKERMDLVKKIRQPQGPLRMCPVVVTSFEIAMRDRKLLQRFHWNYMIVDEGHRIKNLNCRLVQELKMLMTDNKLLLTGTPLQNNLSELWSLLNFLLPDVFDDLKSFESWFDISTITSDAENIVANEREQNILHMLHQILTPFLLRRLKSDVTLEVPPKKEIVVYAPLTNKQEAFYMAIVNKTIAKLLGQEKDDSAPVPLTSSGRPKRRTRKVVDYYESNTDSVKDLEKYLEKVQKEMDSQASSCPVVDVSMPVDAQVNLKLQNILMLLKRCCNHAYLIEYPLDPATGEFKIDEQLVETSGKFLILDRMLPELKKRGHKVLIFSQMTSILDILMDYCYLRGYDYSRLDGSMSYTDRDENMKKFSTDPEVFLFLLSTRAGGLGINLTAADTVIIFDSDWNPQADLQAQDRCHRIGQTKPVMVYRLITANTIDEKILERASAKRKLEKMVIHKNKFKGSKAELKQTKSCVDLNELVELLKSRDYDRAVKGTKGKVISDKDLEILLDRSDLMNQAKKRVKLEKDGVFKVMETKDENGEISLS comes from the exons ATGAGTGG CATTGTCAAAGAAGAAACACGCAGTGTGTCTCCTCACTGCCCCAAACCCAACGAATCTGAAGAGCCAGAAGGTACAGCGGTGGAGGAGAGCACTAATG AAAAAAGTCTGCATGGAGAGATTGTCATTACAAAGGagatggaggaggaggagaaacatTTAGTGGAGGAgggagagaagaaagaaagagaaatgatGGAAGAG GCCAGACAGTCTTGGGAGAAAGATTCTCAAGAGATGCACTTCAAAAGACTTCAGCACCTTTTGGAGAAAAGCAACATTTACTCCAAGTTTCTGCTCACAAAGATGGAACAGCAGCAGCAAGAT gaaagAATTAAAAAAGAGAGACTTGACAAGAAAGCTACTAATCAGAAGCAAAAG ggAAATGATAAAAAGACTGTAAAAG TTGAAAGAAAGAAGCGTAAAAGGGAAGATTACAAAATCGCAGATGTTATGACTAAAGAG GAAATTCTCTCAaaagccaaaaaaacaaaatttgaaGAG GAAGCTCATTCGTCAGTGAACCTGGAGGCTGAGGATATAGAGAAGATAAGCGACACCAACTCTGATATTAAAGGCCGGCTGTCTGAAACTTTGCGAGAAAATAGCAAGCAGATGCTGGATCACGAAAGAACCGTGAATGGCCAGCCTGTGCCTGCACAGCAGCCCAAACTCTTCACTGGGGGTGTGATGAGGTGGTACCAGGTGGAAGGCATAGAGTGGCTAAGG ATGCTGTGGGAGAATGGTATCAATGGTATCCTGGCTGATGAGATGGGTCTTGGGAAAACCATACAGTGCATCGCCCATATTGCGATGATGGTTGAGAAGAAGGTCCTCGGGCCCTTTCTAGTTGTGGCTCCTTTGTCCACTCTTCCAAACTGGATCTCAGAATTCAAGCGCTTCACCCCAGAG GTGACTGTCCTGCTGTATCACGGTCCACAAAAAGAGAGGATGGACCTGGTGAAGAAGATCCGTCAGCCACAGGGTCCTCTCAGAATGTGTCCTGTTGTTGTGACATCCTTTGAAATAGCCATGAGAGACAGGAAGCTTCTTCAG CGTTTCCACTGGAACTATATGATTGTGGATGAGGGCCACAGGATTAAAAACTTAAACTGTCGGCTGGTGCAAGAACTGAAGATGCTGATGACTGACAACAAACTGCTGCTGACAGGAACCCCCCTTCAGAATAACCTGTCCGAGCTGTGGTCTCTCCTCAACTTCCTCCTTCCAGATGTGTTTGATGACCTGAAGAG TTTTGAGTCATGGTTTGACATTAGCACCATCACTTCagatgcagaaaacattgtagCTAATGAGCGCGAGCAGAATATCCTCCACATGCTTCATCAG ATCCTCACACCCTTCCTTCTGAGAAGACTGAAGTCAGACGTCACACTGGAGGTTCCACCTAAGAAAGAGATTGTAGTGTATGCCCCCCTCACCAACAAACAGGAGGCCTTTTACATGGCCATTGTTAACAAGACTATAGCGAAGCTGCTAGGTCAGGAGAAG GATGATTCAGCACCTGTGCCGCTAACATCCAGTGGCCGACCAAAGCGCAGGACCAGGAAGGTGGTGGACTATTATGAGTCAAACACTGACTCTGTGAAAGATCTTGAGAAATATCTAGAGAAGGTCCAGAAGGAGATGGACAGTCAGGCAAG CTCCTGCCCAGTGGTGGATGTGTCTATGCCTGTTGATGCTCAAGTCAACTTAAAACTGCAAAACATACTGATGCTGCTGAAGAGGTGCTGCAACCATGCTTACTTGATAGAGTATCCTCTGGACCCCGCCACTGGGGAATTTAAG ATTGATGAGCAGTTAGTGGAAACATCAGGGAAGTTTCTTATCCTGGACCGAATGCTTCCTGAACTGAAGAAAAGAGGGCACAAG gtgcTGATTTTCAGCCAGATGACCTCCATATTAGATATTCTGATGGATTATTGTTATCTCCGCGGTTATGACTACAGCCGTCTGGATGGGTCAATGAGCTACACGGACCGAGATGAGAAT ATGAAGAAGTTTTCTACTGATCCGGAGGTGTTCCTCTTCCTCCTGAGCACTCGGGCTGGTGGTCTTGGGATCAACCTCACAGCTGCCGACACAGTCATCATATTTGACAGTGACTGG AATCCCCAGGCAGATTTACAGGCACAGGATCGGTGTCACCGTATTGGACAAACGAAGCCTGTGATGGTTTATCGCCTCATTACAGCCAACACCATTGATGAGAAGATCCTGGAAAGAGCCTCTGCCAAGAGAAAGCTAGAGAAGATGGTCATTCACAAAA ATAAGTTTAAAGGTTCTAAAGCAGAACTCAAACAGACCAAGAGCTGTGTGGATTTAAATGAGCTCGTGGAACTGCTGAAGTCCAGAGATTATGACCG GGCAGTGAAAGGCACTAAAGGAAAGGTCATCAGTGACAAAGATCTGGAGATCCTGCTGGACCGTAGTGATTTAATGA ATCAAGCCAAGAAGCGTGTTAAACTGGAGAAGGATGGGGTGTTTAAAGTAATGGAGACCAAAGATGAAAATGGTGAAATCAGTCTCTCCTGA
- the LOC132110913 gene encoding atlastin-2-like: protein MAEDGGLRNRRFSATKQKCHNFAEDMSGVEDVPVCRPVEEMSSLDTNGVTPCAVEEELEPEDDSVPEGARPIQIVITNEDDHKFELDAAALEKILMQEHVKDLNVVVVSVAGAFRKGKSFLLDFMLRYMHNQSSESWTGGNDEPLTGFSWRGGCERETTGIQAWSEVFVVEKQDGTKVAVLLVDTQGAFDSQSTIKDSATVFALSTMTSSVQVYNLSQNIQEDDLQHLQLFTEYGRLAMEEICEKPFQKLLFLIRDWCYPYEHGYGLKGGNCFLKRRLQVKQNQHEELQNVRKHIHSCFSSIGCFLLPHPGLKVATNPHFDGRLRDIDGEFKKELQSLVPLLLAPENLVEKEIGGAKVTCRDLLEYFKAYIQIFQGEELPHPKSMLQATAEANNLTAVAGAKDTYNRAMEQVCGGDKPYIAPLDLQCYHEEFKKTSIKQFSAVKKMGGVEFSQRYLQQLEMELDEVYTNFVKHNESKNIFYAARTPAILFAIMFVTYMVSTVTGFLGLSVIAALANLVMGVSLLSLCAWAYVRYSGEYREVAVAIDLITEALWEQVLKPLTEQYMEENVRQTVVNSIRATLTDQVTQATKLKNN from the exons ATGGCGGAAGACGGCGGACTGAGGAATCGGCGTTTCTCAGCGACGAAGCAGAAATGCCACAACTTTGCTGAAG ATATGAGCGGTGTGGAAGATGTTCCAGTGTGCCGCCCCGTCGAGGAGATGAGCTCACTGGACACTAATGGAGTCACACCGTGTGCTGTAGAGGAAGAGCTTGAGCCGGAGGACGACTCTGTTCCTGAGGGGGCTCGACCCATCCAAATTGTAATCACCAACGAGGACGATCATAAGTTTGAGTTGGATGCTGCCGCGTTGGAAAAAATCCTGATGCAGGAACATGTCAAGGATCTCAACGTGGTTGTGGTGTCTGTGGCTGGTGCCTTCCGCAAGGGAAAGTCCTTCCTGCTGGACTTCATGCTGCGTTACATGCATAATCAG TCATCTGAGTCATGGACGGGAGGAAACGATGAGCCACTGACTGGTTTCTCCTGGAGGGGAGGCTGTGAGAGAGAGACTACAGGAATCCAGGCCTGGAGTGAGGTGTTTGTTGTGGAAAAGCAAGATGGAACCAAG GTGGCTGTTCTGCTGGTGGACACTCAGGGAGCCTTTGACAGTCAGTCCACCATCAAAGACTCTGCCACAGTTTTTGCTCTGAGCACCATGACCAGCTCTgtgcag gtttacaatctCTCTCAGAATATCCAAGAAGATGATTTGCAGCATCTCCAG CTTTTCACAGAATATGGTCGCCTTGCAATGGAGGAAATCTGTGAGAAACCATTTCAG AAACTATTGTTTCTGATCAGAGACTGGTGTTACCCCTACGAGCATGGGTATGGGCTTAAAGGAGGGAATTGTTTCTTGAAACGGAGACTACAG GTGAAGCAGAATCAACATGAAGAGCTGCAGAACGTTAGGAAACACATTCACAGCTGTTTCTCCAGCATAGGCTGCTTTCTGCTGCCACATCCAGGTCTGAAAGTGGCCACCAACCCTCACTTTGATGGCAGACTGAGAG ACATTGATGGTGAATTCAAGAAGGAGCTGCAGAGTCTAGTGCCTTTACTCCTGGCACCAGAGAACCTGGTAGAGAAAGAGATCGGTGGAGCTAAAGTCACGTGCAGAGACCTGCTGGAGTACTTCAAG GCGTATATTCAAATCTTTCAAGGGGAGGAGCTTCCACATCCTAAATCCATGTTGCAG GCAACTGCTGAAGCAAACAACCTGACAGCTGTCGCTGGAGCGAAAGACACTTATAACAGAGCCATGGAGCAG GTATGTGGAGGTGACAAACCATACATCGCCCCATTGGACCTTCAGTGCTATCACGAAGAGTTTAAGAAAACCTCCATTAAACAGTTTAGCGCGGTGAAGAAAATGGGCGGTGTAGAGTTCAGTCAGCGCTACCTGCAGCAGTTGGAAATGGAGCTGGATGAAGTGTACACAAATTTTGTGAAACACAATGAAAGCAAGAACATTTTCTATGCAGCGAGAACTCCAGCCATCCTGTTTGCCATCATGTTTGTTACCTATATGGTGTCCACAGTAACGGGTTTCCTTGGGCTATCGGTAATCGCGGCTCTGGCAAATCTGGTGATGGGGGTGTCGCTGCTGTCGTTGTGTGCCTGGGCGTATGTCAGATACTCAGGAGAGTATCGAGAAGTGGCTGTGGCAATAGACCTTATCACAGAGGCCCTGTGGGAACAG GTGCTGAAGCCACTTACTGAGCAGTACATGGAAGAAAATGTCAGACAGACTGTTGTGAACTCTATAAGAGCCACGCTCACAGATCAGGTGACACAAGCCACAAAGTTGAAGAACAACTGA